The Brassica napus cultivar Da-Ae unplaced genomic scaffold, Da-Ae ScsIHWf_44;HRSCAF=83, whole genome shotgun sequence DNA window AATAGCACTGAGTTTGCTCAAATGATTACAGATTCTTTACATAATCCTCTTTCTCATATCAAAGAACCATACTGAAAATCTGATGAGCGTGagcttctcttctcttcctcttaaATCTCTATTATTACCTAATCTTTTGTTCTAAAATATCTCTGGGTTCCATTCTTCAGGTAGTAGTTGAATCATTGACACAGTTTTCACCGCTCTCTTTACTCTTGGCTTTGAGTATATTCGGTTGGTCGATCAAGCAGATCATCAATGTGATTCAGGTAAATCAAGCTGAACCACAACTAATCAGTCTCCAATATAGTAAGCAGTTTCTGGTTCTtatcgtctttttttttttggttgttgttgtttcttttgctGGCGTGTCAGATGAAAACGGCTGCAGATGTTTGTGTCCTGTATGACATAGACAAGCAGCATAAGCCCTGAGTTTTTGTGCTCTTTGAATcgtctttgtttcttttaaacTCTTTTGTGTATGACACTGTGTACATATATGGATGCATCTTGCTTAATGGTGGATGTAGATATACCCTTTGTCTTGCCTTTGTTTTCTATAATATGAAAGATCCTTTTAACTATTTTAGCAGATGCACTTAATGTAGTGTTTAtgttttcaataaataaatgCCAAAAACAAGACAATGATTGATCAGAAGAGCTTCTCCAACACAGATTCTCCATCAAACTTGTCCACCTTGGAGCTAAGAAACGCCAACCTTTTCTCCACCCTTGCTCTCTTCATCTCCAAATCTCCCAAACGCCCTGCCGTCTCCATCAACCCTTGACGGAAACTCTTCACCTCATTCTCCTTCCATCTCACCTCTTTCAGTATCTTCTCCATCTCTTGTCTCCCAAGCAAAGCCTCCCTCTCACACATCCCTTTCTCCACCGCCGTCGTATCATGTCGATCGTAGCATCTGGCCGCTTCAAGAATCTCGTTTAAAGCCTCCCTTAGCCAACCGGCTCTGATTCTGACAGACTCCACGTCTTCAACGACCGCTAGCATTTCCAAGACGCGCGTCTCCTTTAGTTGCTTCAGAGGCGTTGACTGGAGTTGGAGAACCACCGAGGCTAGCGTTTCCAGGAAGTAAGATCTCGTGGGAAGCGACTCGAGCTTTGAACCGGAGGCTATGTCTCCATGCTTGTCCAAGATTTGCTGCAGGGTGTCCGAGACGCTCGCTCTGACCTTGTAGCTCCCTACAGAGACGTACGACTCAGACATCATTGACTGCGTTTCCTCCCCTGTTAAGCTCTTGCATTCGATAATGGATGTTTGTTGAGTTTGGGGGATCCTTGACCCTGGTCTTGAGTTTCTTGCCCTGTATTCTTCAGCCTTTGGCCTAGTTTCTTGCGTCTCAGGTGACGACTTGAGGAGGCCAGTACTATGCGATATCGGCTGAGTTTGTGGGATCCTAGGTTCAAGGTACTTTCCTTGAGGCTCTGGAGTCTTAGACCGCTGTCTTGAGGATCTCTCCCTGTGTTCTGGTGACCTCGCTCTACGTTCTGCAGTCTTTGGCCTAGGTCCTAGAGAAACACGCGCATGTTCAGGTGTCCTTGGTTCATTATCATTGATGTTGGACCGGTGTTCAGGTGTTCTAGGTCTAGTTTCTAGTGCAGTGCTATTATCAGTGGTGCTGGATCGTCGCTCAGGTGTCCTAGGCCTAGAATCAGGGGTGCGAGGCATGTGTTGATGTGTCCTAAGAGGATGTTCAGGTGCTTTAGGCCTAGTCCTAGGTGTCATTTCAGTGTCTAGACCATTATGAATGAGCGCACGGTGATCAAACTGCAGAGAGAAAACATGAGAGACTCACCAAAAGATATGCAACTAAACAAAGAGGAATGATTAGTAGAGAGACAGAGAATAAATGCTTAAACAAAGAGGAATGATTAGTAGAGAGACAGAATAAATGCTTACATTTGATGCGAAAAAATCTTTTTTGCAATACACAGATAGAGAAGGTGACATTGGGAGCCAATTTATGACTGATTCAGGTTTGTTTCCATGTAGAGGAGAAGGCGGCCTGGACAGAAGGTTTGCGTTGAAGGTGTCATCGGAGGATGAGAATGAGGGAGACTCGTCTGATTCAACCATCCTCTTAGCGTAATAGCTAGGAAGTGGCCATCTATTTTCCGCAACAACACGAACCGGACTGATAGGAGGACTGTCCTTTCTCCAAGGTGCCTTACCAAAGCCTTGTACAAAAGACAAGTTCCAATGATTGTATTAATCAAAAATGTTGAAAATGCAATCTAGATGATAAAACATGCTTCTTACCAAACGGCCTCTTCTCCTTCTTGGGGACATCTCCAGAGTTGATCCTCTCGAAACATCGATCATTGCACTCATGGTAGGGATTGCCTACGTTGGGACAATCATGATAGACTTTTCCAGACATgtcacttctctctctctctctctcacagaTCTAACAAATAAGCCTGTGGCCTGACCCAGAGCAAGCAAAAAAAGGAAGAGGAATTCTTTATAAAATTGAATCTTTCATCAAAACAGGAAAGAAGCAAACAAGTTTTATCACCAAAAGACGGAGTCAACGTTTGAGAGAAAAGAGGTGTATGGAATGAATAGTTCTTTAGAAGACAAGACACGGGACtgaacttggaaggattcaccAAAAAATGAACAAATTTCAAAGTAAAGCGGACCTGTACAGttgatgttttttgttttcttgcagTGCAAGAGTACAAAAAACTAGTGCTTATTTTCTTCCCCACAGAGACTATAACTGCTTACAAGATTGACCCAACAACACAAGTTGTGGTCTTGAATCAGTGAGAGAATAAAAGATAGCTATTGATCAGTCGTCACgtctatacacataaataagaTGTAAAGCCGACATAAACACAGTCTACTTCGACCAAAACAAAATACACATTCTACAATACTGCAGACTGCAGTATTCCGAGTTTGGCTCTGTACAAAtctttgtatttaaaaaataaataaaaggtcACTCGTAGGCATGGGCAGAAAAAaccagaaccgaaccgaaatacctgAAACCGGAACCGGACTAAAACCCTCAAATATCTGAACGGTTCCTGTATTTCTATATCCgtaataaccgaaccgaaaaccgaacgagtacccaaatatataaaaatattaattatatgtacatataacataactaaatatatatatatttttaatttaaaatctattaaaagtatccgaaaatagttgaggataactaaattattataaagtatccgaactacccgaaagtatatGAAACcatccggatagttttatctgaaatatccaaagtaatctgAAATATTCAAACATCTTATTTAAATTAtccttaattatttgatattgtaCCCTAAATATCTGATAttttatccgaactacccgaattCGAACCAGAACCAAATGAGAACCGATTTTTTTCCGGATATTTTTATGTTCCTAGTTTTACTAtctgaaccgaatccgaaccgaaccgaaaataaaTCAAGTAGTATATGAATCCTCTAACCCTCTATCTAAATTACCCGAAAActgaaatacccgaaccgaaccaatatccgaaccgaaccgatacccgaaatgcccaggTATAGTCACTGGCTAGTGTGAGACGACCTgagaaaatgaaatcatatagaaacataaacaaaacattcaATTAAGATCCGTTGGTGGGCCAGTGTTATAGCTTCACGGGCCTTGAACCCAAAACAAGCATATATATGGGCccatatatattcatattcaaACAGATATGTAAAAAAGTGTATTAAACGTGGAGAAGGACGGCTTCTCCTTGAAACTTATCGACTTTGGAGTGAAACATCTCCAGATTCTTGTTCAATCTCGATCCTTCCATCTCTAACTGCCCTAGCTTTCCCGCCACCGCCGTCACCCTCTCTCTGCACTCCCTGATCTCCTTCTCCCTCTTCCCCAGCTCCtccctcatctcctccatctcCCACTTCCTCGCCTTCAGATCCCTCTCGCACGCCTCCCTCTCC harbors:
- the LOC106389918 gene encoding uncharacterized protein LOC106389918, with protein sequence MSGKVYHDCPNVGNPYHECNDRCFERINSGDVPKKEKRPFGFGKAPWRKDSPPISPVRVVAENRWPLPSYYAKRMVESDESPSFSSSDDTFNANLLSRPPSPLHGNKPESVINWLPMSPSLSVYCKKDFFASNFDHRALIHNGLDTEMTPRTRPKAPEHPLRTHQHMPRTPDSRPRTPERRSSTTDNSTALETRPRTPEHRSNINDNEPRTPEHARVSLGPRPKTAERRARSPEHRERSSRQRSKTPEPQGKYLEPRIPQTQPISHSTGLLKSSPETQETRPKAEEYRARNSRPGSRIPQTQQTSIIECKSLTGEETQSMMSESYVSVGSYKVRASVSDTLQQILDKHGDIASGSKLESLPTRSYFLETLASVVLQLQSTPLKQLKETRVLEMLAVVEDVESVRIRAGWLREALNEILEAARCYDRHDTTAVEKGMCEREALLGRQEMEKILKEVRWKENEVKSFRQGLMETAGRLGDLEMKRARVEKRLAFLSSKVDKFDGESVLEKLF